The segment TTATTTTCCATAGATGTTTTCTCTGCTAGTATTGACAGTTTCTAAATGACAGTCAATACTACATGTGCTGAGAGGCAGTAGTCAGCTGTGGTCATGTTGGCACGGGGACTTCTGTTGATTTTAATGTGATAGTTACAAGGAGGAGCTTATCTCAGTCTTGTGACTTGATTTTGGAACCTTTGCTCCTGGACAGTAAAAGTTAGAAATAAAAGGCACTGGCACAATGCACTACACAGCATTATCTGGCTGACTTTAACGTTAATGAGAGTCAAACAAGATTATTGGAATTATGAGAGAAGAAACTGACAAGGCTGTGAACCAGGTAGGTCTGAAGTTATCCTGTTATTCtgatgagatttttaaaaagttttattgttattaatatgaGTTAGTAAGTTATTGATATGTCACATGTTGAGCTCAAAAGCTCTAAAATCTGGTTCAGCCTTAAAGACAACTTGTTATTTTGTCTTAAGTAATACTGGATGTTTAATGGGATTTTCCAATCCTGATTCTAGCTCCATTAGTCATTGCACTTCCTCTATCTGCCAATAAAACACTTCCTCTTTTTCACAACACATTCAGTTCAGTGCTTCACAGTCTCTCCTGCCTTCTCCATGCAGCAGGTGATCAGTGTCTGGGTGCGGGACCCACGGATACAAAAGAATGACTTTTGGCATGCCTACATAGACTACGAAATTTGTTTGCATGTAAGTAGAATGACGAAAGGaagctgttttattttccttcagTCAAATAGTGCTGTTAATGTAATGTGTATTGTGGTTGCATCTCGTTTTAGACCACCAGCGTGTGCTTCACCAAGAAGATCTCAAGTGTGAGAAGGAGGTACAGTGAGTTTGTATGGCTCAGACAGAAGCTACAAGCAAATTCACTGCTATTGTAAGTcagttttattgtattttgaaaCGACATTTTGAGCAAAAACAGAACACATGCTTTTagttttcatgttaaaaaaaaaaatctgcactatggttcctgtcattttgcagggtACAGCTGCCAGAGCTGCCCCCGAAGAACCCCTTCTTCAGCCTGAACAACGCCCAGCAGATCACTGAGCGGATGAAAGGGCTCCAGAAGTTTTTGGAACAGTAAGAATCATCTCACAGATCAATGAACGCATGAACTTTGACATACTGCAACACAAACATAACAATGCTGATGAATCAGAGTTCCCAGAAACAGCGACACGTGACTGCTTTTCTCACACAAACAGGTAATACAATATAGGCAATGGTGAAATCTacactcaagtaaaagtacaagaaCTACCGTAGAAAATGACTCAAGGAAAAGGGAAAATTAGCTTTTAGGAACATGTTCTGTTTCAGtatatttttaagatatttGGGCAGagtaaaatatgatgaaaaaacatttttttataaaGTTCTTTTAAACTAAAGCATACAggctttgtcttttttggtaTAAAAAGTGTGGCAAGATGTGACTGGTATTTTTGCCTCTTGTTCTGGGTTTTCATCATGTCATCGTGGTCAAAATACAGGATGTGATTCTTTTCCTTAGAAACAGCTGGCAGCTTTGCCTCTGCGCATTGAGAACAGGCTAGTTTAATAAAGGTATAAAAGACAGAGTAAAAAGAATTACTGgctcaaaatatatattcaaGAGAACAGTTTTTAAGAGAAACATGAAAAGTtcctttgaaaaaacaaacacttttgcaCTATTATCCACCCCTGACTATAGGCTACTGTACACAgcaatgtgatttttttattgtcCTTATTCTCCAGGACCCTGCAGagccctctgctgctgtccGACAGTTGCCTTCATCTTTTCTTGCAGTCACAGCTCAGCATATCCAAGATGGAGGCCTGTGCTACTGGGAGGACCCACTACTCTGTGGCCCAGGCGGTCCAGCGCTGTGGCCTTAGGCGATTCCACTCTGAGGAGGAACTGCAGAAGGACCTTAGCATGTCCTGTGACTCTGACTCAGACAGGTATTGTAATGTCAAACttttgggagtttttcctcCCCTCAACAACTCAGCTTTTTCCCCCAAACCAATCACCAGAGTCATTTTTTGTATTCACTTTTTAAACACAAAGGCAAAATACACTCAGTGATTTATTCTCCAGGACATGAGAACCTCCTCTGCTTCATTCTACAAATATAAATTATAAAATTCACTTTCCATCCACAGTTCTTGTCTCTATCATTCCAGCTCAGAGTGTCGAGATCCAGAGCTTCGGATTAAAGATTTGGCTATAAACAAATCACAGAGTACGGCTTTACTTGATCTCATGGGAACCCAGCAGGAGGCAACCCTCAGCTCCTCATGTGGCtctacataaaaacatcatcatcatgatcatCGGCACAAATGTTTGGACCTGTGTGGAAGAAATTTGCCTGTTACCCTGTCATACTGCACTTTTGGCTGCGTGGTAGCTTATGATTATCTTACTTATAAAAAGTCATTGAGTTCTCATTAAGGCGTTTTAGTTTGAAACCTGtacagtaaataataataaaatgtacctATTGTGTTGTTTACTACAATGTGTTCTGTCTGCTTAGCTTTAAAGTTGTAGTGACAATCTGCCTGAAGATGGCAGTGTTGTTACATCAATATATGTGATTATTCACTTATCCTATGAACATATGCTGTAACTGTCCATATTTACTCCATAAACAAGCCTAACAGAAGCATGACTAGTTATGGTCATTCACAGGGTGTATTTTTGCCAGATACGTGCAGATAACGATGCAATATCTTCAGCAGTGACAGCCTGATGTCTCTCTGTGGCTGAACTCCCCCTCCTAATAAAGTGTTAGGTGTGGGAAGCTTGTCATGTGGTGGCCACTGCAGTGCTTAGCAGTGTGACGTATAATAGGGTCTCTGCAGAGTTTTCAGACGGCCCCCCTGTCAGGTGTGTGGCTGGTAGGAGGTCCTGCAGGATCCCAATGGACTCGCTCCTGTCTGAGAGGGCCACCAGGTAGACAGGCTCCATCGGTCCCTGCTGAGCAAAATGCCAGCTGCACTGACAGGCCACCTTTTCTACCTGTCCTCCTCTCGCTTTGTATTTGTACGAGCCATTTGTATGACACATATTTCCGTGTGTCTGCGCATGTGTGTATGCGTGCTGAACACATATATGTGCTCCCACAGTGAGCAGCACCATGCTTATGCAGAGGTAATGACCACTAAACAGAGTGACGGCAGGCTGACATATCTGCACAGCTAATTAGATTAGCTTTGTCTCTCTGCAGCGGCTGTGATATTCATTATAGATTCAGAGCAGACAATAGGCTTGTGCTGCAgagaacagagaggagacagcACCTCAGACCTGCTCCGAGCAGCAGCACAGATTGGACAGTAGGAAAGCCCACTAACTCAAATTGGGGGTGGGTGTCTTTCCTGTTAGAcgtgtgggtgtatgtgtgtgtccatgcacATCCACATATGCTAATGTAGTTATACATGTGTCTTCTTTGTCAGTGCTTAACTGTGTGGGGCAGCTTCAAACACATCCACTGAGGCTGCCAATGCTGTCTATGTTTGCTTTAGCTGGATATTCAAAAGAGGTTAATGCCTCTAAAACATCCAGAAAACACACCTGAAGTGCCTGGGTGCattactgaacgggcctacCTGGCCCAGGCCAAGGGGCCCAAGGGCTCAGGGAGCCCCTAAGCCCCCTCTAAGCATGAAGTTGCTGTTATTAGctttgcatttcttgttaaacaGCTTAGTCATCATGTAACAGAGCCCCAAAAGTCCTGaacaaattaaaggaacagcCTAAATATTCACTTTGAAGATGTCCCTTGAAAGAAACCATCAAGATACATTTTAAGAGAGTGTTTCTATCCTCTCAGTTTACGTTCAGGACTTTAGATGCGCTAATTACTCTGTGAAATTTGGGCCCTTCAGTTCTGCAAGGAGAAACAACAGTATGTTGCACCCTGTACTGGGGGAGCGGGGGGACCTTTTACATGTCCAGACCTCAGAGCCCATTGTGTCATAATCTGCCTATGCTAAAGTGTTGAagtaagggattttttttttttttacacatgggAAGTCATACTTGCCCAACTACTCAGTCTAACAGATCAATTTCtatctttgttgtgttttcaggaattcatttctttttttaatttttactgaGGTTTCTGCAGGTTCACCTATGGAAACCATTATGACTTTTACTTCCTCTAGATAGTCAAGTTTGATCATCTTCTTAGCGCTGAATAAAACATTCTCAGATGATTGTTTTAGCCGTCTGTCGTGATATCAGAGgagcaataaaaaatatttcacaagGCAATTTTGGAAGAGTTAAATTCCACAATTAAAAATCTATACATTGTGGATATTTTATGGGCCAATCCCAGTGTTTAAGACAAATATGTTTACATTGGACTCTTTTGGGCCACCAATTAAATtcataatgaataaataaaggccTTCTTCTGCAGAATCTTTTTGCCAGTGGTCTAGAGAAGGCTTTGAAGCAACCTTTAGACCtttatggggtttttttgtagATTTTACTGAAGGTATTAAAGAGGAGTtcactgataaaataaaaaacacaaattccaAATAATTAAGCATCTTTGAGTCCTTAATTTTAGTTTCCTGTCAACAGATTATGGGGGTATGTTGAGAACTATATCAGTGTATGAGTTAATGAATCCTATagtgatatactttggtttcttattttacagttaatattactaaATATCAGGGTGCCCATTAGCTCACTtggtagagcaggtgtcccatgtacaaaggcttcgtccttgctgcagtggccacAGGTTTAATTCCAATTTttgccttttgctgcatgttgtcccTCTCTTTCCCACTTCCAAGTTAATAACTGtccttaatttttttaaaggcaaaaaggccttaaaaaatatctttaaaacatATATCTGAGGTGCATAAACTAAGACGGGTACAGTTAGTATTTTAACCTCCACAACagtcctgttttattttgttatgtatcTATTTATGTTGATTCATGGTTGTCCTTTTCTTtacaaagacaaatatacaaTTTCAATTTGATCGATCGTACATCGATCGTAAGGAACAAAATATGTACTGAGAACAAGTTTAGGGGAGGCTCGTGGAAACCaaagaacccattttcattcagatatcttgaggtgagagttcaagggaccatGACCATGAAAATAGCCATGCCAGTTGTTTCCTTGCCAAAACTGAGCCTAAATTTGGGGTTATTAAGCCCCCAGCAGTGTTGATCCGTTGGTGCCAATGGATGTCTTAGGTTGTCTGGTTTCAGAAGATACCGCCACGTTTGTGCTAGCTTAAAAAGTAAGCAtgcctcttaaagacagtaatattGGTGTGTTGGGGAAATTTGTGACcttaaaaataatatcaatCAGCAACATTACACTCCTGCACTAGCTAATGTAAGAGGTTGTTAGGCATGCTAatcatgtacagtatgtcacaAGAAGTGAGTTTGTTGCGTTGTGAGCAGCCTCTCTGTTAAGTAAATCACATATGTGTCAGTAAGTTTCCTCACATTGTTTAGCACGTTCTACCAGGTCTCTGTAAAACTAAAGCTTTGTTTGTTGCTTAACGTCCTGTGGATTGAAATGTTTACATTGCTGGTTTTAGTCTGGCCTGTCCAGAAGTATTGACTCCCTCTTTAATGGTCTGTGACTCTGGTCCACTGGCCGTTAACCTTGAGCCACTGTAGCCTAGCCTGTCAGTGCGGCTTtgctaccatgacaacactgacacattttaaaccCACCAGATCGATTGGCTAACAGCTCTCTGCTCCATGTTGCATGACCCCCAAGAGATCAAATGGAGTGAAAACATAGGGAGCGAGTGAAATCACTCTGTTCTCAGGCTGTTTGTTTAAGCTGGACATAACCACTATTATTCAGAAAGGTACAAGATACAATCACGTTTTCATTATTTCCACAAGTGCTTTAGCTCAGTTTAATCTAATTAGTATGCTTATTGTTTGACACATAAAACAGTAGAAGATAAGATAAAGGAAAATGGCCCCTCTGGGAGGTGCCCATCTGCCTCTGACCAAGTCAGCATGTCTTTCTGCAGCGACAGCTCAAATAAACCCCACCTCATGTCTGTGATCTCATGCTTGACTTACTATTCCCTCTGTTGTGTAATTAAAACAGaatcacaaaaagaaaaaaatccattttaTGTGTTGGAAAGAACCAAAGTGTCAAACTGGAATGCAACAATATGAAATCCCAATCAAGGTTCGTTTACCAAGTGGACTGCACAGAGCCAAAAACAAATGGAAGTATTGAGGGAGATATGCTCCAGTGGAGGCAAATTACAGATAAATCAGAGGCTGCTCATGCATTTTAAGTGCCACATTATACAGAATCCATTAGTAGCAATAGGAGTTCAGCACCACTTGAGATATTAAATCTCTTTGCCTGCAACTCAGTAGAACCAGGATGAGTCAATATCAGAGAAGCCCAGCTGCACTGCCAATAGATAGGGGATGAGACCTAAAGAAATGATGCCAGCGTTATACACCAACAACGTCATATGATAATGGCACAGGCTGGTGATACTGATGTGTAGCTTTTTATACCGCAAGACAATCACATTCTCAAGGGGGCAAAAGAAGGAGCAAGGTAAATGATCTGGAAGTCTGGGGTTAATTGAATTGTTAATAACATACGCCTCGGCTCTGAGCATTTTTCAAGGTCTCACACATTTCATGCCAATACTGAGCGATGATTTACATAGGGCCACAAAATTTCCACAACCTGACAGCCAAAAAAGGATTTTCAGACGTTTCATCTGTCCTTGTagctttgtgtctttgtgtgtgtgctcaaaAGCCGACCCTATATCCTAACACCTGCCTCGATCTGGTGGAAAAATACTTCTTCTCAAGGCTGAAACATTTTTCTCTGTCACTCAGTTGTCACAGATGGAAATGAGCTGACTTCAGGGCTATCCATCATTCATCAAACCCAGCATCCCCAGTACCTTTCCTTTGGTTCTGCACAGTTTATACCTGCTATTTCCCCTCCACATGCTGTCGCCTGTTGGTGCACGGATGTAGCAATTACTGGAGACGGGCGTGATCACTGTACCAAGGCGAGCAACAGCTTCTCGTCTCCTGGAATCAGGGCTGATCAGCGTGAAACTGAGTTCCTCTGCCTCCAACACATGGGCCTGAGGGGGAAAAGGGAAATTGAGATCACCGCTTTATAATTTCCTGAAATAATATGGTGTGTAAAATCAGACATGTTTCCCTTGAAGCGTATAAACAGATGGAGAAGGAAGGTCATCGTGTTAAGATAACATATCTGCACTTACTGTATATATTCACACATATTCTTTACTAGAAGACATATCTTCGTATACTGTACACGCAGGATCCTATAAGGTTATAAATGAGCTCATACAAGAGTGCAAGAACTTTGGAATAAAATGTGAGTCTTGTAAGATATCTTTAGTGTCTATGGTGCCTTTGCTCATACTTGAATTTGTGTCTTGGCACAGGGGAAAAGCCCCTTTGTGTGTCACAAGATCATGTGTGGATAACAAGCCCTCCAGACTTACGTCTTGTTAGAGATGAGGAGCAGGCAGAGAGGGAGCTCTTTGGTCAGACCCCGTCCACTGAATGAGACGCCCGGTGGTGGCAGCGAGAGGACGATAGAGGGTGGAGAaacaagggggaaaaaatggaggGGTAGAGGGCACCGTCTCTTGAGGCCTCTGTGCTtcgctgccagtgtgtgtaaATCAGCAGGCAGCTCACGGCTGCAATGaggtagaaaataaaaaaaacataaaaatgtccaAGTGAAATAAGAGGCAAGGAGAAATCTTTTATGATGAGCCTAAATTCTCCTTACTCTGCAGTAGATCCACTGGCCGGCTCAGCTTGTCTTCTCCAGACACCGTCCATCATCACAGTGTCTGCATAAAGCCACAAATTACTCAAATTACCCCACCTGCTAGTCATGTAATACATATGTAATGAGTGTCCTAAATTCACATGATTATCATTCATGGTATGTTAATAGGGCCCATGTCAAATTCATTAATATGCACGTGAAACGGTGTGGGCTGCCAAACCAGATTGTCTGAAGTTCTGCAGATGTGGTTTAATACACATGAGGTTCTGGGTAGAAGGGTATCAACATGTTTAAACTTGTGGTTTTAAACATCAGTTGaccacagacgttcatttctgaCCTTTGAAAACAGTTCAATGTAAACTCAAAGGTCTGCTTACTAGCTTTTGGAGCTCTCAAACTTCTCCTTAGCTGGTTTATGCGCCATCACAGAAGTTCTCTAGCTGAAAGCTCAGGAAGGTAGCAAGTGGATCATTGTcatatttatgttgtttatcaCATTTAGTCCAATTTCTTGACATTTTCTCACTCTTCAGCCATTAACGTAGGCACATTTTCTTTTACAGTGCCTATAAAATGGATTCAGGTCCCTTGGAAGTTTCCACGTTTTATTGTTTTGCAACACTGAGTCAGAGTAAATTTATTGTTGCCTTTTTTGGCactgatcaacagaaaatgacTTAATCAATGACTTAATATTCAAGTGAAAACAGACCTTTATATCTAActtattaaatattttgcaaaataCATGGTTGCCTATAGACAGTGGCTCTCAACCAGACGTCCAGGGATCCCCAGTGGTCCTCGAGGGATTTCCAGGGGGTCCCcaagaaaataagaaatcaCTATGTCACTATGTAATTCACTGTAGAAGTGAGCCCACTGCAAGTACCTCAGTAAGAGATGTAAGCACTGATTTTGCAGGGGGTAGGTGGATGGGGTGGGAAGATTATATTGGTaccccccaataaaaacatgaaagtagtaatgctacttttattttgacaaactgCTAGAACAAGACTCATAGATGCCATAGAGTGCCctaggaatgagtcctaaaacctagCAATGACTTAGCATTTTTGTGCTCCCGCTTCCCTTGTCTAGAAATCAATAGGTTTTTTGAGTGGGTTTTTAGTTAGATGCCTTAAATAAGGTTTGCGGTTCActcaagcttaagagactttcacctTTTGGTTTAGGACATAAGTAAATATCCCACACATGAAATCTGGAGCGTCTATGTGTCTTTTAAAAGGTGGCAAACACCTAACTAAACACAGCCTCTCAgtcttgttgtggtggtgacgttaGGTCCTGTGATTGTAGTGTAGTTAGTTTATAgtctaatgttagcttttaaCTTCTGGCagttgcatttaggcttcaacaATCATGAAGGGTGGTGCTCAtgtgtgaagattatcttgctgaacaaaacatgtaagtatcataatCAGCAATAATCCAACATCCAATGGAAAAACTCTTATAGGCCTTTTGACATGGGAACAAGTGTGATGCTACCTTTCACGTCAACCTACAGAAAAATGGGGCACTCctgataaaaatgataaaataaatgataaaaataaataaattgttgcatttgtccccccaaatgttgaaaaacaacaacaacaatgatcATGTCCTTGGTCATAAAAGTGTCTATTCTGATCATAGGTTTCACTCCCGCCATGGTTATCTCCTCAGCTGTTATTGACAGCTATAGAATTATGGTCTGGATCAAATCTAACaaccaaaatattttcagatggaggtcctTGAAACAAAAGCTTAACAAATGTGGGTCTCTAACCTAATGTGTGTCAGTTTAGGGGTCCTTGACCTGAGACAGGTTGAGAACCACCGGCCTAAGAATTCACCTCCTTTAACAGGACACACCTAAATCAACACTGGTGCAGCCAATCAGTTTTAGAGGTTACCTAATAAGTTAATTAATTCAGTGTCACTGCTGGGGGCAAATGAAAGAATGTAAACGCCTCCAATGAAAAACTCAGAATTTTATTTGTACAGTAACAGTTTCTGGCAGTACTACAAGTGTTGGTCAAAGTTGTTAGCAGGACGAATGCCAGTCAGCCACATCTGTCAGCAGTTAGGCTGGCTATCAACACGTACAGTAAGTCTTTGAAGTAACATGAAAGAATGTCCAGCAGGCTGAAGTGGCCAAATCACCTCTGACAGAACTCCAAAATGATTTACAGTATGTGGTGAAAGGGAACTGTTGTGACTAAATTTATCACAGACTGCACTGATACTAAAGGAACAGCGGAAAGTTGAAATATATGTAGGCCTACAGTATATAATACTGTATACAGGTGGTTGCCACCCACCACATATGCACCTTATTTTCATACCCTACCCTTCCTCAAACactgccccctcccctccccacaTCTCATGCTGGACCCTCCCGCCTCAGCTCATAGTGCCGACAGCCCCAAAAGACCCACAGTGAGAGATAACGTCACCCTTTTATTCTGCTGTTGGTGAAGATTGTCAGTCACTCaagtcatggtaatcttaagtgctgtatcataggcagctggacttgcttgagttcaggaactgaagaagcctcttggatgagacgTGAagtgtcttcaagaaactcaaacaAGTACAGCTGCCgacaatatagcacttaagactTTTATTCTGCTCTTCGTTCATATGTACTTTGCTTTATTACGCTTGTGTAATTTGTGCTAGGACCTCGGGCATTACATTTCTCTATACTCTGTATGTGGAAATGAGGGAAACAatctttgacctttaacctgtAAATATTCCTCTTTGTAGCAAGTAGTGATGATTTGGACTAAGCTTAAATCTTTTGTCATGTTGTGCAGTAGCAGAAATACTAAGTCACCCAGTGTGCCAAGTAGCCACAagaatgtgtgtgagaaatTCTGCAATTCATATTCCCCTGCATGATTGTCTAAATGCTTTTTTTAAGCCCACCAGATATAATTCTCGTGTAGAAATGTGGAACCCCTTCattttgatttgtgtttttggtcTAAAACTGTCCCAAATCTGGCGGCTTTGTGATTTGTATGAAATTGTAGCACATTGGTTGTCCTCACCGGTAACCCTAATGATGTACTTATGTTATTCTGCACCCATATTCCTGTTCACTCTGTACTGACGTGCAGCTCGTGGTGTACGCTGGGCACTAAATTAGCTTGGATTAGCTTGGCAGGACCTGTGTTTGGACACATACCAAAGCTGACATGA is part of the Epinephelus fuscoguttatus linkage group LG8, E.fuscoguttatus.final_Chr_v1 genome and harbors:
- the snx10b gene encoding sorting nexin-10B isoform X1, yielding MREETDKAVNQQVISVWVRDPRIQKNDFWHAYIDYEICLHTTSVCFTKKISSVRRRYSEFVWLRQKLQANSLLLVQLPELPPKNPFFSLNNAQQITERMKGLQKFLEQTLQSPLLLSDSCLHLFLQSQLSISKMEACATGRTHYSVAQAVQRCGLRRFHSEEELQKDLSMSCDSDSDSSCLYHSSSECRDPELRIKDLAINKSQSTALLDLMGTQQEATLSSSCGST
- the snx10b gene encoding sorting nexin-10B isoform X2; its protein translation is MREETDKAVNQQVISVWVRDPRIQKNDFWHAYIDYEICLHTTSVCFTKKISSVRRRYSEFVWLRQKLQANSLLLVQLPELPPKNPFFSLNNAQQITERMKGLQKFLEQTLQSPLLLSDSCLHLFLQSQLSISKMEACATGRTHYSVAQAVQRCGLRRFHSEEELQKDLSMSCDSDSDSSECRDPELRIKDLAINKSQSTALLDLMGTQQEATLSSSCGST